The proteins below are encoded in one region of Brevundimonas fontaquae:
- a CDS encoding NAD(P)(+) transhydrogenase (Re/Si-specific) subunit beta yields MNASLAALAYLVSGVLFILSLRGLSSPETSRQGNTFGMIGMALAIGVTLLTLGTTGALDSVTLALIAGGVIVGGGAGALIAKRVAMTDMPQLVAAFHSLVGMAACLVAIGAIYAPEAFGILSDDGNGIKTLSIIELSLGVAIGAITFTGSVIAFAKLNGNMSGAPIILPARHLINVGLALGLVFLIGILIGTNGAATWAFWGVFLIALVLGATLIIPIGGADMPVVVSMLNSYSGWAAAALGFTLENIALIITGALVGSSGAILSYIMCKGMNRSFVSVILGGFGGGDAAAGPAGAKETLPVKQGSAEDAAFIMKNASKVIIVPGYGMAVAQAQHALREMADKLKEEGVEVKYAIHPVAGRMPGHMNVLLAEANVPYDEVFELEDINAEFATADVAFVIGANDVTNPAAKTDPTSAIYGMPILDVEKAGTVLFIKRGMGSGYAGVENELFFRDNTMMLFADAKKMVEGIVKGL; encoded by the coding sequence ATGAACGCATCGCTGGCCGCACTGGCCTATCTGGTTTCGGGCGTCCTGTTCATCCTGTCGCTGCGGGGCTTGTCCAGCCCGGAGACCAGCCGTCAGGGCAATACCTTCGGCATGATCGGCATGGCGTTGGCCATTGGGGTGACCCTTCTGACGCTGGGCACGACGGGGGCGCTGGATAGCGTGACCCTGGCCCTGATCGCGGGCGGCGTCATCGTCGGCGGCGGGGCAGGCGCCCTGATCGCCAAACGCGTGGCCATGACCGACATGCCGCAACTGGTCGCAGCCTTCCACAGCCTGGTCGGTATGGCCGCCTGCCTCGTCGCCATCGGCGCGATCTATGCGCCCGAGGCCTTTGGAATCCTGTCCGACGACGGAAACGGCATCAAGACGCTGTCGATCATCGAACTCAGCCTCGGCGTCGCCATCGGGGCCATCACCTTCACCGGCTCGGTCATCGCCTTCGCCAAACTGAATGGCAACATGAGCGGGGCGCCGATCATCCTGCCCGCGCGGCATCTGATCAACGTCGGCCTGGCGCTGGGGCTGGTCTTCCTGATCGGCATCCTGATCGGGACGAACGGCGCGGCGACCTGGGCCTTCTGGGGCGTCTTCCTGATCGCGCTGGTGTTGGGCGCGACCCTGATCATTCCCATCGGCGGGGCCGACATGCCGGTCGTGGTGTCGATGCTGAACTCCTATTCCGGCTGGGCGGCGGCGGCGCTGGGCTTCACGCTGGAGAACATCGCCCTGATCATCACCGGCGCCCTGGTCGGATCGTCGGGCGCGATCCTCAGCTACATCATGTGCAAGGGCATGAACCGCAGCTTCGTCTCGGTGATCCTGGGCGGCTTCGGCGGCGGCGATGCGGCGGCCGGCCCGGCGGGGGCGAAAGAGACGCTCCCGGTCAAACAGGGCTCGGCCGAGGACGCGGCCTTCATCATGAAGAATGCGTCCAAGGTCATCATCGTGCCCGGCTACGGCATGGCGGTGGCTCAGGCCCAGCACGCCCTGCGCGAAATGGCCGACAAGCTTAAGGAGGAGGGCGTCGAGGTGAAATACGCCATCCACCCCGTCGCCGGTCGGATGCCGGGCCATATGAACGTCCTGCTGGCCGAGGCCAACGTCCCCTATGACGAGGTGTTCGAACTGGAGGACATCAACGCCGAGTTCGCCACCGCCGACGTCGCCTTCGTCATCGGCGCCAATGACGTGACCAATCCTGCGGCTAAAACCGACCCGACCAGCGCCATCTACGGCATGCCGATCCTGGACGTGGAAAAGGCCGGCACCGTCTTGTTCATCAAGCGCGGCATGGGCTCGGGCTATGCCGGGGTGGAGAACGAACTCTTCTTCCGCGACAACACCATGATGCTGTTCGCCGACGCCAAGAAGATGGTCGAAGGGATCGTGAAGGGGCTTTGA
- a CDS encoding acyltransferase family protein — MDSLRGVCAVLVVMFHMPVASHWRDWGFVQHAYLFVDYFFVLSGFVIAHAYANRLKSGRDAGRFMVRRFGRIWPLHLLMLSAFIGLELARLIFHFDSAPPFTRDRSIEAIFTNLALIQAWHMHPYLTWNGPAWTLSAEWACYLIFAGLVLIAPKRFRWIGLVLAIVGGVLVLSYARRWMNTTYDFAVPRGVYGFFLGCLLQGLWTRIPRLKGGAATLLEIAAIVAACVFIGYAQGPITVAVTLIFVAVIWVFAGEEGALSRVLDHPALVTLGRWSFAIYMVHMFILTVMMIVARKLDLVPIRRIDFGSVWLNDLFAICMFGFIVAVAVVAHRLVEQPAQRMIDRWTKPKAA; from the coding sequence TTGGACTCCCTGCGCGGGGTCTGCGCCGTTCTGGTGGTCATGTTCCATATGCCGGTGGCGAGCCATTGGCGCGACTGGGGTTTCGTTCAGCACGCCTATCTGTTCGTCGACTATTTCTTCGTCCTGTCGGGCTTCGTCATCGCCCATGCCTATGCAAACCGACTGAAGTCGGGGCGCGACGCCGGACGGTTCATGGTGCGGCGCTTCGGGCGGATCTGGCCGCTGCATCTGCTGATGCTCTCGGCCTTTATCGGGCTGGAGCTTGCGCGGCTGATCTTCCATTTCGACAGCGCGCCGCCGTTCACGCGGGACCGGTCGATCGAGGCGATCTTCACCAATCTGGCGTTGATCCAGGCCTGGCATATGCATCCCTATCTGACCTGGAACGGGCCGGCCTGGACGCTCAGCGCCGAATGGGCCTGCTATCTGATCTTCGCGGGGTTGGTGCTGATCGCGCCCAAGCGGTTCCGCTGGATCGGGCTGGTGCTGGCGATCGTCGGCGGCGTGCTGGTGCTCAGCTACGCCCGGCGCTGGATGAACACGACCTATGACTTCGCCGTGCCGCGCGGGGTCTATGGCTTCTTCCTGGGCTGCCTGCTCCAGGGGCTCTGGACCCGCATTCCGCGGCTGAAGGGCGGCGCCGCGACGCTTTTGGAGATCGCGGCCATCGTCGCGGCCTGCGTGTTCATCGGCTACGCTCAGGGGCCCATCACCGTCGCCGTCACCCTGATCTTCGTGGCGGTGATCTGGGTCTTCGCCGGCGAGGAGGGGGCGCTGTCACGCGTGCTGGACCATCCGGCTCTGGTCACCCTGGGGCGGTGGTCGTTCGCCATCTACATGGTCCACATGTTCATCCTGACCGTGATGATGATCGTGGCCAGAAAGCTGGACCTGGTCCCAATTCGTCGCATCGACTTCGGCTCTGTCTGGCTGAACGACCTGTTCGCCATCTGCATGTTCGGCTTCATCGTCGCGGTCGCCGTCGTCGCGCACCGGCTGGTCGAGCAGCCGGCCCAGCGCATGATCGACCGCTGGACCAAGCCGAAGGCGGCCTGA
- a CDS encoding helix-turn-helix transcriptional regulator has translation MRHDKAAMVIDLARRMAASAEGLSLDEIARDMRVGRRTAERMRDAVLMLFPQVDEVSDPPSKRWRIRGGLSAFEQAPTATEMLELSKAATALRAAGEPARATALEGLERKLKAAMRSTTLNRMAPDLEALVRAETIAVQAGPRPSADEAMLTAIRAAVLAQQPLGFTYSRPGAEPRRRSVAPCGVMFGRANYLVAADRETGRIQTFRLDRMSHVAPQEGMAVPPADFDLGVFASQSFGIYQDEIEDVVLRIAPEGAAEARGWRWHPTQSFEDQSDGGVIVRFRASGMRELAWHLFTWGEQVQILAPQRLKAVMAGELAAAGRALERASA, from the coding sequence TTGAGACACGACAAGGCGGCGATGGTGATCGATCTGGCGCGCCGCATGGCCGCCAGCGCCGAAGGGCTGAGCCTGGACGAGATCGCGCGCGACATGCGCGTCGGCCGCCGCACCGCCGAACGGATGCGGGACGCGGTTCTGATGCTGTTCCCCCAGGTGGACGAGGTCTCCGACCCGCCGTCCAAACGCTGGCGCATCCGAGGCGGTCTATCGGCGTTCGAACAGGCCCCGACGGCGACCGAAATGCTGGAACTGTCGAAGGCCGCGACGGCCCTGCGCGCCGCCGGCGAACCGGCGCGCGCCACGGCGCTGGAGGGGCTGGAGCGCAAGCTGAAGGCGGCGATGCGTTCGACCACTCTGAACCGGATGGCGCCCGATCTGGAGGCGTTGGTTCGGGCCGAGACCATTGCGGTTCAGGCCGGGCCGCGACCCTCCGCCGACGAGGCCATGCTGACCGCCATTCGCGCGGCGGTGCTGGCGCAGCAGCCGCTGGGCTTCACCTATTCCCGTCCGGGCGCCGAGCCGCGTCGGCGCAGCGTGGCGCCCTGCGGCGTCATGTTCGGTCGGGCCAACTATCTGGTCGCCGCGGACCGTGAAACCGGGCGCATCCAGACCTTCCGCCTGGACCGGATGAGCCATGTCGCCCCGCAGGAGGGGATGGCCGTGCCGCCCGCCGATTTCGATCTCGGCGTCTTCGCCAGCCAGTCCTTCGGCATCTATCAGGACGAGATCGAGGACGTCGTGCTGCGCATCGCGCCCGAGGGCGCGGCCGAGGCCAGAGGCTGGCGCTGGCATCCGACCCAGTCGTTCGAGGATCAGTCGGACGGCGGCGTGATAGTGCGATTCCGCGCCTCGGGCATGCGCGAACTGGCCTGGCATCTGTTCACCTGGGGCGAGCAGGTGCAGATCCTGGCGCCACAGCGACTGAAGGCCGTGATGGCCGGCGAACTGGCGGCGGCGGGCCGCGCCTTGGAACGGGCCTCAGCCTGA